Proteins from a single region of Abyssalbus ytuae:
- a CDS encoding exo-beta-N-acetylmuramidase NamZ family protein translates to MIKFMSFKNTFLLSFFMVISCVGKNMPHKNNSKNMQVGDSIRVKENDSVVKPVVVGANRTAAYLTLLKDKKVGIVANQTSIIFNNDFYRQIDSSQNQPGNPDKNYVHIVDSLLSHGIDIQKVFAPEHGFRGNADAGEEVADGKDKKTGLPVISLYGKNKKPANEQLSGLDVVVFDIQDVGVRFYTYISTLHYVMEACAENNIPVLVFDRPNPNGNYIDGPTMEKEHRSFLGMHTIPLVHGMTIGEYARMINGEKWLKDSLQCVLNVIIMDNYHHNLSYSLPVRPSPNLPNDQAINLYPGLGLFEGTNINAGRGTEFQFQRYGAPFLNKEVFKFTYTPVSNFGAKSPKHKDKLCYGEDLRNVTPPQKVSLEWIIKAYKNCADKSLFFNTDSFTKHAGTEKLQRQIEQGLTEEEIRATWQQDIENFKATREKYLLYN, encoded by the coding sequence ATGATAAAGTTTATGAGCTTCAAAAATACATTTTTATTATCGTTTTTTATGGTTATTTCTTGTGTTGGAAAAAATATGCCACACAAAAACAACAGTAAAAATATGCAGGTGGGCGACAGTATAAGGGTAAAAGAAAACGATTCTGTAGTTAAACCGGTAGTGGTGGGAGCCAACCGGACGGCTGCCTACCTTACCTTGCTTAAAGACAAAAAGGTGGGTATTGTAGCGAACCAGACTTCCATAATTTTTAACAATGATTTTTACAGGCAGATAGATTCTTCTCAAAACCAACCGGGGAACCCGGACAAAAATTATGTGCATATTGTTGACTCTTTACTGAGCCATGGTATTGACATACAAAAAGTATTTGCCCCGGAACACGGCTTTAGGGGAAATGCCGATGCAGGCGAGGAAGTAGCCGACGGAAAAGATAAAAAAACGGGATTGCCGGTTATTTCACTTTACGGTAAGAATAAAAAACCGGCTAACGAACAACTCAGCGGGCTCGATGTGGTGGTGTTTGATATACAGGATGTAGGGGTGAGGTTTTACACCTACATATCTACCTTGCATTATGTAATGGAAGCCTGTGCAGAGAACAATATTCCGGTTTTGGTTTTTGACCGCCCCAACCCCAACGGAAATTATATTGACGGCCCCACCATGGAAAAAGAACACCGCAGTTTTTTAGGAATGCACACCATACCATTAGTTCACGGGATGACTATTGGCGAATATGCACGTATGATAAATGGTGAAAAGTGGTTAAAGGACAGCCTGCAATGTGTATTGAATGTTATTATCATGGATAATTACCATCATAACCTTTCTTACAGTTTGCCGGTAAGGCCATCTCCCAATTTGCCTAATGACCAGGCAATAAACCTGTATCCCGGGTTAGGCTTGTTTGAAGGAACCAATATTAATGCAGGCAGGGGAACGGAATTTCAGTTTCAAAGGTACGGCGCTCCGTTTTTAAATAAGGAAGTATTTAAGTTTACGTATACTCCGGTTTCTAATTTCGGGGCTAAAAGCCCGAAGCATAAAGACAAATTATGTTACGGGGAAGATTTAAGAAATGTAACCCCTCCGCAGAAAGTATCGTTGGAATGGATAATAAAGGCTTATAAAAACTGTGCTGATAAATCCTTATTCTTTAATACAGACTCTTTTACCAAGCATGCAGGAACCGAAAAATTGCAAAGGCAAATAGAACAAGGGCTTACCGAAGAGGAAATAAGGGCGACCTGGCAGCAAGATATTGAAAACTTTAAGGCCACCAGGGAAAAGTATTTGCTTTATAACTGA
- a CDS encoding sterol desaturase family protein has product MPSLHRSIILVGGITFFWLIEYAVPLFKFKYKKFSHAWPNIFFTLTTVMVNLVMAVLLLKTSDWVIKNNFGLLQWLPEMPLWLYVVLGVALLDLIAAWFAHWIQHRLKFLWMFHLIHHTDNNVDTTTANRHHPGESVVRFFFTVLGTFILGLPIGVIMLYQSMSVVFSQFNHANISLPKKVDDIMSWIIVSPDMHKVHHHYVMPYTDTNYGNIFSIWDRLFGTFAKLDNNKIVYGVDTYPDEKENTRIAFLLKLPFGKYRPPVGEKAPADQL; this is encoded by the coding sequence ATACCTTCTTTACACCGTAGCATCATCCTGGTGGGGGGTATTACTTTTTTCTGGCTGATAGAGTATGCGGTGCCGTTGTTTAAGTTTAAGTACAAAAAGTTTAGCCATGCCTGGCCCAACATATTCTTTACCTTAACTACCGTGATGGTAAACCTGGTGATGGCTGTTTTATTGTTAAAAACCAGCGACTGGGTGATTAAAAACAATTTTGGCCTCCTGCAATGGCTGCCGGAAATGCCCCTCTGGCTATATGTAGTTTTGGGGGTGGCCCTGCTGGATTTAATTGCTGCCTGGTTTGCCCACTGGATACAGCACAGATTAAAATTTTTATGGATGTTCCATTTAATCCATCATACGGATAACAATGTAGATACCACCACCGCCAACAGGCACCATCCGGGGGAGAGTGTAGTCAGGTTTTTCTTTACGGTACTGGGTACCTTTATACTGGGGTTGCCCATAGGTGTTATTATGTTATATCAATCAATGTCGGTAGTATTCTCGCAGTTTAACCACGCCAATATTTCTTTGCCTAAAAAGGTAGATGATATTATGAGCTGGATAATAGTGTCGCCCGATATGCACAAAGTACATCATCATTATGTAATGCCTTATACCGATACCAATTACGGAAACATTTTTTCCATATGGGACCGGCTTTTTGGTACGTTTGCCAAACTGGACAATAACAAAATAGTGTATGGGGTAGATACGTATCCGGACGAAAAGGAAAATACCAGAATAGCTTTCCTTTTAAAATTGCCGTTTGGAAAATACAGGCCCCCGGTGGGAGAAAAAGCCCCGGCGGATCAGTTATAA
- a CDS encoding YkgJ family cysteine cluster protein, translating to MNSFLKQLPQLAKDKHNENRKYFKKLKSKPPKNLDYVMQQLHDEEFSRTDCLQCANCCKTTGPLFTNADIERISKHLKLKPQQFIEQYLRIDEDNDYVLQNVPCPFLGHDHYCLIYEVRPKACREYPHTDRKKFHQITNLTLKNTSICPAAYNIVEEMKKRIPK from the coding sequence ATGAACAGTTTCTTAAAACAGCTTCCGCAGCTGGCCAAAGATAAGCATAACGAGAACAGGAAATACTTTAAAAAACTTAAAAGTAAGCCTCCCAAAAACCTGGATTATGTGATGCAGCAATTGCACGACGAAGAATTTTCCCGTACCGATTGCCTGCAATGTGCCAATTGCTGTAAAACCACCGGCCCGCTTTTTACCAATGCCGATATTGAAAGAATATCCAAACACCTTAAATTAAAACCGCAGCAGTTTATTGAACAGTATCTGCGCATAGATGAAGACAATGATTATGTGCTGCAAAATGTGCCCTGTCCTTTTTTGGGGCACGACCATTATTGTTTAATATACGAGGTGCGGCCCAAGGCTTGCAGGGAGTACCCGCATACTGACAGGAAAAAGTTTCACCAGATTACAAATCTCACTTTAAAAAACACCTCCATATGCCCTGCCGCCTACAATATAGTGGAGGAAATGAAAAAGAGAATTCCTAAATAG
- a CDS encoding class I SAM-dependent methyltransferase: MKDLFGKAILDYQQGNYTEDIITETSISEEDVLPLPYLFRGYDEMPALEKKALDMARGTVLDVGCGAGSHSLYLQEEKKLKVTSVDISEGAVKTCKLRGLKDARVADVMLMENEKFDTILLLMNGAGMCGKLKNISGFLRQLKALLNPGGQILVDSSDIIYMFDEDEDGGRWIPTDNEYYGEVEFKISYKGEEEKPFDWLYIDYNTLQNAAHAGNMNCELVLEGEHYDYLAKLEPESI, translated from the coding sequence ATGAAAGACCTTTTTGGAAAAGCAATTTTAGATTATCAGCAGGGTAATTATACGGAAGATATTATTACTGAAACTTCAATTTCTGAAGAAGATGTACTCCCGTTGCCGTACCTGTTCCGGGGGTATGATGAAATGCCTGCCCTCGAAAAAAAGGCATTGGATATGGCGCGCGGGACCGTGCTGGATGTAGGTTGCGGGGCAGGGAGCCACTCCCTTTACCTGCAGGAGGAAAAGAAACTGAAGGTTACCTCTGTCGATATTTCGGAAGGCGCTGTTAAAACCTGTAAACTAAGAGGTTTAAAGGATGCCCGGGTGGCCGATGTAATGTTAATGGAAAATGAAAAGTTTGATACGATTCTTTTGTTGATGAACGGCGCCGGTATGTGCGGAAAGCTGAAAAATATTTCGGGTTTTCTACGGCAGTTAAAAGCGTTGCTCAATCCCGGCGGACAAATACTGGTAGACTCCTCCGATATTATTTATATGTTTGATGAAGATGAGGATGGCGGACGGTGGATTCCCACCGATAACGAATACTACGGAGAAGTGGAGTTTAAAATATCGTATAAAGGGGAAGAGGAAAAACCTTTTGACTGGCTTTATATTGATTATAATACCTTACAAAATGCCGCCCATGCCGGTAATATGAACTGCGAACTGGTACTGGAGGGAGAACATTATGATTACCTGGCAAAGCTGGAGCCGGAAAGTATTTAA
- a CDS encoding HEPN domain-containing protein encodes MKEQLSHLPPHKQKELQALVEVLQKAIHKVDMIWLFGSYATGKWVEETTFEDGTRFEYRSDYDILVILPYNDIKTHFKVERLIDKLEKTGLLNTRVSIIYHTLKEVNQALSYGSYFFGDIVKEGILLVKNSKKELAKPKPLTGAEKQQKAQEHFDQWFTSANVFYKHFRYGLNDGDLKEAAFQLHQATERYFHTTLLVFTDYKAKQHDIDLLRNDVIRLDERFATVFPQNTKEERDRFDLLKRAYIDARYRMKIYNITREELEYLGERVTLLKKLTEEVCREKISSFLTE; translated from the coding sequence GTGAAAGAACAACTCTCTCATTTACCCCCACATAAACAAAAGGAACTGCAGGCGCTGGTAGAAGTGCTCCAAAAAGCCATACACAAGGTAGATATGATCTGGCTCTTTGGCAGCTATGCCACCGGCAAATGGGTAGAGGAAACCACTTTTGAAGACGGTACCCGCTTTGAGTACCGCAGTGATTATGATATTTTGGTGATACTGCCTTATAACGATATAAAAACACATTTTAAGGTAGAGCGGCTTATTGACAAACTGGAAAAAACAGGACTACTCAATACCCGGGTAAGTATTATTTACCACACCCTGAAGGAGGTTAACCAAGCTTTAAGCTATGGCAGCTACTTTTTTGGCGATATAGTTAAAGAGGGCATACTGTTGGTTAAGAACAGCAAAAAGGAACTGGCAAAACCCAAACCCTTAACGGGTGCCGAGAAACAACAAAAGGCACAGGAACATTTTGACCAGTGGTTTACGAGTGCTAATGTGTTTTATAAGCACTTTAGATATGGTCTAAATGATGGAGATTTAAAAGAAGCAGCCTTTCAACTCCACCAGGCTACGGAGCGTTATTTTCATACTACGTTGTTGGTGTTTACCGATTATAAGGCCAAGCAACACGATATAGATCTGCTAAGAAATGACGTAATCCGTTTAGACGAGCGTTTTGCTACCGTGTTCCCCCAAAACACCAAAGAGGAGCGTGATCGTTTTGACCTGCTTAAGCGTGCCTATATTGATGCCCGCTACCGTATGAAAATCTACAACATTACCCGCGAAGAGCTGGAATACCTTGGTGAGCGGGTTACCCTTTTAAAGAAATTAACCGAAGAAGTATGCCGGGAAAAAATAAGCAGTTTTTTGACAGAGTAG
- a CDS encoding AIPR family protein, with amino-acid sequence MDKITKSFVVDFLNINELDSKGDDLDFEKFSNYTIVYNNYHASFDIDSVSTGDSAQGIDGIAIIVNGKLITDKDEVSDLVELNKFIEVEFVIIQSKTSSSFSSKEIGNFLFSIKNFFSDNPAILTTPEITNQHEISQEIFNYFPQMTKGKPTLKIFYVTTGSFNNEKTINAVIQNGKSELQSLNYFNKIEFYPISATDIQDLYRKTKDLSKANFIFKEKVTLSEIRGVSEAYFGILPFVEFKDVIINENGTIKNIFYDNVRDYLGNNPVNDSINGTLGEKKFDLFTVLNNGVTIVSSNLQTAGNKFTITDYQIVNGCQTSHVLFENKDRDGINSLNIPLRLIVTQDEDVKNEITVATNNQTAIKPEQLEALSQFQKGLEEYYKTFDVPTKLYYERRTNQYSTNNTIYKTKIVSIPQQIKTFAAMFLDLPHIVSGYYGTIMKNHGDRIFVRGHKFFPYYLSSFAFYKLDSFFRQGVFEKKYRKAKYHIIMLYKDLSINSKLPHLNSKRLDRVCEKIYNTLIDDEKAKDIFRKCIKKIDDSGLDADDKYVFKQSDSTRRLK; translated from the coding sequence ATGGATAAAATTACAAAAAGCTTTGTTGTTGATTTTTTGAATATTAATGAACTTGATTCAAAAGGAGACGATTTAGATTTTGAGAAATTTTCTAACTATACAATAGTATATAATAATTACCACGCAAGCTTTGACATTGATTCTGTATCAACAGGGGATAGTGCTCAAGGAATAGATGGAATTGCTATAATCGTCAACGGAAAGTTAATAACAGATAAAGATGAAGTTTCCGATTTAGTAGAACTAAATAAATTTATTGAAGTTGAATTTGTTATCATTCAATCAAAGACATCATCATCATTTTCCAGTAAAGAGATAGGTAACTTCCTTTTTTCAATCAAGAACTTTTTTTCTGATAATCCGGCAATACTAACTACTCCAGAAATAACAAACCAACATGAAATTTCTCAGGAAATATTTAATTACTTCCCCCAAATGACCAAGGGCAAACCCACATTGAAAATTTTTTATGTAACCACAGGAAGTTTTAATAATGAAAAGACTATAAATGCCGTAATTCAAAACGGAAAATCGGAATTGCAAAGCCTTAACTACTTTAATAAAATTGAATTTTATCCTATTTCAGCTACAGACATTCAAGACCTATATCGAAAAACTAAAGATTTAAGTAAAGCGAATTTTATTTTTAAAGAAAAGGTAACATTATCGGAGATTAGAGGTGTTAGTGAAGCATATTTTGGCATACTCCCATTTGTTGAGTTCAAGGATGTTATAATTAATGAAAATGGTACTATTAAAAACATATTCTATGATAATGTTAGAGACTATCTTGGTAATAATCCTGTGAATGACTCAATAAATGGAACATTAGGTGAAAAGAAATTTGATTTATTTACAGTATTGAATAATGGGGTTACAATAGTTTCATCAAACCTTCAAACTGCGGGAAACAAGTTCACAATTACTGATTACCAAATTGTTAATGGTTGTCAAACGAGCCATGTCCTTTTTGAAAACAAAGATCGAGATGGTATCAACAGCTTAAATATTCCACTTAGACTTATCGTTACCCAAGATGAAGATGTGAAAAATGAAATAACTGTTGCAACAAATAATCAAACTGCAATAAAACCTGAACAACTTGAAGCGCTTTCTCAATTTCAGAAAGGACTTGAAGAATATTATAAAACTTTTGATGTGCCCACAAAGCTATATTACGAGAGACGAACAAATCAATATAGTACTAATAATACAATTTATAAAACGAAAATAGTCTCTATACCCCAACAAATAAAAACATTTGCAGCAATGTTCCTTGATCTCCCTCATATAGTTTCTGGATATTATGGTACTATTATGAAGAACCATGGGGACAGAATTTTTGTTAGAGGTCATAAATTTTTTCCATACTACCTATCCTCATTTGCTTTCTACAAACTTGATAGTTTTTTTCGCCAAGGAGTTTTCGAAAAAAAATATCGAAAAGCAAAGTACCACATAATAATGTTGTATAAGGACTTATCAATAAATTCAAAATTACCACACTTAAATAGTAAGAGACTTGATAGAGTCTGTGAAAAAATATATAACACACTAATTGATGACGAAAAAGCAAAGGATATTTTTAGAAAGTGTATTAAAAAAATTGATGATTCTGGGCTAGATGCGGATGATAAATATGTGTTCAAACAAAGTGACAGTACTCGTAGATTAAAATAA
- a CDS encoding alpha/beta hydrolase family protein — MKKKVLIILMTIFSFSLFGQDITGQWQGLLKVQGIQLRLVFNVTKTDNGYNSTMDSPDQGAKGIPVTNTIFENNKVTFQITNAKIEYTGELKEDEIIGTFKQAGQEFPMNLSQKAIEKEVLNRPQEPTKPYPYYSEDITFQNLKDNISLSGTLTLPKKEGNFPVVILISGSGPQNRDEELFGHKPFLVISDYLTKNEIGVLRYDDRGVGQSTGDFKNATTANFATDAESAITYLKTRKEINKKKIGLIGHSEGGIIASIVASKSKDISFIVLLAGTGIKGDKVLLLQQELISKAKGIAQNDIKKSLETNAKLFEIIDKSNDNQKLKTDLSNLIDETLKSDTNAQIPNGFTKKEFILMQVNQLSTPWLQYFIKFNPGKVLEKVKCPVLAVSGEKDLQVPPKENLTAISDALKKGGNKKVTTKVFPNLNHLFQESETGLPSEYATIEQTVSPDLLTEITTWILNQVN; from the coding sequence ATGAAAAAAAAAGTATTAATAATTTTAATGACCATTTTTTCTTTCTCCTTGTTTGGTCAAGATATTACAGGACAATGGCAGGGTCTGTTAAAAGTTCAGGGAATACAATTAAGACTTGTATTCAATGTCACTAAAACAGATAATGGTTATAACTCAACCATGGACAGTCCGGACCAGGGAGCAAAAGGTATTCCGGTAACAAACACCATTTTTGAAAACAATAAAGTAACTTTTCAAATTACCAATGCAAAAATTGAATATACCGGAGAATTAAAGGAAGATGAAATTATTGGCACTTTTAAACAAGCAGGGCAGGAATTTCCAATGAATTTATCACAAAAGGCTATTGAAAAAGAAGTTTTAAATCGGCCCCAGGAACCCACAAAACCTTACCCCTATTATTCTGAAGATATAACTTTTCAAAATTTAAAGGATAATATTTCACTCTCAGGTACATTGACACTTCCAAAAAAAGAAGGAAATTTTCCGGTGGTAATTTTAATTTCGGGAAGTGGCCCTCAAAACAGAGATGAAGAGTTGTTTGGGCATAAACCATTTTTAGTAATTTCAGATTATTTAACTAAAAACGAAATAGGGGTTTTAAGATATGACGACAGGGGCGTCGGACAATCAACAGGCGATTTTAAAAATGCAACTACTGCCAACTTTGCAACAGATGCAGAAAGTGCTATTACCTATTTAAAAACACGAAAAGAAATTAATAAAAAGAAAATTGGTTTAATCGGGCATAGTGAAGGTGGCATAATTGCCTCAATAGTTGCTTCAAAATCAAAAGATATTAGTTTTATTGTATTATTAGCAGGTACAGGAATCAAAGGAGATAAAGTGTTATTACTTCAGCAGGAATTAATTTCAAAAGCAAAAGGCATTGCTCAAAACGATATAAAAAAATCACTGGAAACAAATGCGAAACTTTTTGAAATAATTGACAAATCAAATGACAATCAAAAATTAAAAACAGATTTAAGTAATTTAATAGACGAAACGCTTAAAAGTGATACAAACGCCCAAATTCCAAACGGATTCACAAAAAAGGAATTTATTTTAATGCAGGTAAACCAACTTTCAACCCCCTGGCTGCAGTATTTTATAAAATTTAATCCGGGAAAAGTATTGGAAAAAGTAAAATGTCCGGTTTTGGCGGTGAGTGGAGAAAAAGATTTACAAGTGCCGCCAAAAGAAAATTTAACAGCAATTAGCGACGCTTTGAAAAAAGGTGGCAATAAAAAAGTGACTACAAAAGTATTTCCAAACTTAAATCATTTATTTCAAGAAAGTGAAACAGGATTACCCTCAGAATATGCAACTATTGAACAGACCGTGTCGCCAGATCTGTTAACAGAAATAACTACCTGGATTTTAAATCAAGTAAACTAA
- a CDS encoding DUF5808 domain-containing protein — protein sequence MKKETKPSNELLEQWHKDPDNWKFGIFYYNKADKRIFPPKRNKYLGWTVNFANSTSVIVLIALVIAIIIISGFIKTL from the coding sequence ATGAAAAAAGAAACAAAACCTTCAAATGAATTACTTGAACAGTGGCATAAAGATCCTGATAATTGGAAATTTGGAATTTTTTATTACAATAAAGCTGATAAAAGAATATTTCCTCCCAAACGAAATAAATATCTGGGATGGACGGTAAACTTTGCAAATTCAACCTCTGTTATTGTATTAATAGCATTAGTTATTGCAATTATTATAATATCAGGATTTATAAAAACACTTTAA
- a CDS encoding helix-turn-helix domain-containing protein, protein METYKKINKPSKDEQKLATESYDALASAIERLKIENPKIEIEETQQRIKIPLSALKFLGEILKAMSQGKPFSLVPVATEVTTQKAAEILGCSRPHLVKLLEDGEIDYTKVGKHRRVRFEDVMKYKRKMKKNQKQHIINIMKSDEELGLYDS, encoded by the coding sequence ATGGAAACATATAAGAAAATAAACAAACCTTCAAAGGATGAGCAAAAATTAGCAACAGAATCCTATGATGCTTTAGCTTCTGCAATTGAAAGGTTAAAGATAGAAAATCCTAAAATTGAGATTGAAGAAACTCAGCAAAGAATTAAAATTCCATTGAGTGCTCTAAAATTTTTAGGAGAAATATTGAAAGCTATGAGTCAGGGTAAACCATTTTCTCTCGTTCCGGTTGCTACAGAAGTCACAACTCAAAAGGCGGCTGAAATTTTAGGTTGCTCAAGACCTCATTTAGTTAAGTTATTAGAGGATGGAGAAATTGATTATACTAAAGTTGGTAAGCATAGACGGGTTAGGTTTGAAGATGTTATGAAGTATAAAAGAAAAATGAAAAAGAACCAGAAACAACATATTATTAATATTATGAAGTCTGATGAAGAATTAGGTTTATATGATTCATAG
- a CDS encoding sulfite exporter TauE/SafE family protein: MDIMQILGYLGALLIGVVLGLIGGGGSILTVPVLVYLLFINPVTATAYSLFVVGVSSLVGALQNIKKKLVDFKTAIVFAIPAFIAVYTTRKYLVPAIPDEIFTIGSFLVTKDIAIMVFFAIIMLLASISMIRGKCAHCNDENAKVVYNYPLIIIEGLVVGVLTGIVGAGGGFLIIPALVIMAKLPMKKAVATSLLIIAIKSLIGFIGDVENLDIDWSFLLKFTALSVIGIFVGIYLNKFIKGEKLKKAFGWFVLIMGIYIILKETVL, translated from the coding sequence ATGGATATAATGCAAATATTGGGTTATTTAGGTGCGCTTTTAATAGGTGTGGTGTTAGGATTAATTGGCGGCGGCGGCTCTATTTTAACCGTACCTGTTTTGGTTTACCTCTTGTTTATTAACCCGGTAACTGCAACCGCTTATTCCCTGTTTGTAGTGGGAGTATCGTCGCTGGTAGGGGCATTGCAAAACATTAAGAAAAAGCTGGTAGACTTTAAAACTGCCATCGTGTTTGCCATTCCTGCCTTTATAGCCGTATATACTACCAGGAAATACCTGGTACCGGCTATACCCGACGAAATTTTTACCATCGGTAGCTTTCTTGTTACAAAAGATATTGCCATTATGGTGTTTTTTGCCATTATTATGCTGCTGGCATCCATCTCTATGATAAGAGGAAAATGCGCCCACTGTAATGATGAAAATGCCAAAGTGGTGTATAACTACCCTCTTATAATTATTGAAGGACTGGTAGTAGGTGTACTCACCGGAATTGTGGGTGCAGGTGGCGGTTTCCTTATTATTCCCGCCCTGGTAATAATGGCCAAACTACCCATGAAAAAGGCGGTAGCCACCTCATTGCTTATTATAGCTATCAAATCATTAATAGGCTTTATAGGCGATGTGGAAAATTTAGATATAGACTGGAGCTTCCTGTTAAAATTTACTGCGTTGTCGGTAATCGGGATTTTTGTGGGTATCTACCTTAATAAATTCATTAAAGGCGAAAAACTTAAAAAAGCTTTCGGCTGGTTTGTCCTTATCATGGGCATATATATTATCCTTAAAGAAACTGTTTTGTAA
- a CDS encoding MBL fold metallo-hydrolase, with the protein MKVEQIYTGCLAHAAYYIESNGEAAVFDPLREVHPYIERAKKDNAKIKYVFETHFHADFVSGHLDLQKKEGSTIVFGPGAKPNYEAVIAEDNQVFEVGDYKVKVIHTPGHTMESTTYLLIDDKGKEHGIITGDTLFIGDVGRPDLAQHVVSELTEEKLASHLYDSLRNKIMPLSDDLIIYPNHGAGSACGKKMSDETTDTLGHQKKVNYALRADMTREEFIKELLTGLTTPPGYFPQNVLMNIKGYESLDTVMERGEKPLSAEAFEAAANETRALLLDTREDKDFAKGFIPNSINIALDGNFAQWVGEMIPGVEQEILLITYPGDEEEAITRLSRVGYDHAIGYLKGGFESWKKAGKQIDKVNRISVEDFEKAYKAEKPLVIDVRKKSEFDSQHVIGAVNVPLNEINSHLSQFPKNKPFVLHCEGGYRSMIAASILKQRGWDDFVDIDGGIEGILETTVPVTEYSEPATML; encoded by the coding sequence ATGAAAGTAGAACAAATTTATACAGGTTGTTTGGCCCATGCAGCTTATTATATTGAAAGTAACGGAGAAGCGGCGGTTTTTGATCCGCTAAGAGAAGTACACCCTTATATAGAAAGGGCAAAAAAAGACAATGCAAAAATTAAATACGTTTTTGAAACTCATTTTCATGCCGATTTTGTAAGCGGGCACCTGGATCTTCAGAAAAAAGAAGGTTCTACCATTGTATTCGGTCCCGGGGCAAAACCAAATTATGAAGCTGTTATTGCAGAAGATAACCAGGTTTTTGAAGTTGGTGATTATAAAGTGAAAGTAATCCATACACCCGGACATACTATGGAAAGTACCACCTACCTGCTTATTGATGATAAAGGAAAGGAACACGGCATTATTACCGGTGATACCTTATTTATAGGTGATGTGGGAAGGCCCGATTTGGCCCAGCATGTGGTTTCGGAGTTGACTGAAGAGAAACTGGCAAGCCATTTATATGATTCGCTGCGGAATAAAATAATGCCTTTGAGTGATGATTTGATTATTTATCCTAACCACGGAGCCGGTTCGGCCTGCGGTAAAAAAATGAGCGATGAAACTACCGATACCCTCGGGCATCAGAAAAAAGTAAATTATGCCTTAAGGGCAGATATGACCAGGGAAGAGTTTATTAAAGAACTGCTTACCGGGTTAACTACCCCTCCGGGATACTTTCCTCAAAATGTGTTGATGAACATAAAAGGATATGAAAGCCTTGATACGGTAATGGAAAGAGGAGAAAAACCATTATCAGCAGAAGCTTTTGAAGCCGCTGCCAATGAAACCAGGGCTTTATTGCTGGATACGAGGGAAGATAAAGATTTTGCCAAAGGGTTTATTCCCAACAGTATAAACATTGCCCTTGATGGTAATTTTGCACAATGGGTAGGCGAAATGATACCCGGTGTGGAACAGGAAATTTTGCTCATAACCTATCCCGGTGATGAGGAAGAAGCCATTACCCGTTTGTCCAGGGTGGGGTATGACCATGCCATAGGTTACCTGAAAGGAGGTTTTGAAAGCTGGAAAAAAGCAGGTAAGCAAATTGACAAGGTAAACCGTATATCGGTTGAAGATTTTGAAAAAGCTTATAAAGCAGAGAAACCTTTGGTTATTGACGTAAGAAAGAAGAGTGAATTTGATTCGCAGCATGTTATAGGCGCTGTAAATGTTCCTTTAAATGAAATAAACAGTCATTTGTCGCAATTTCCCAAAAACAAACCTTTTGTGTTGCATTGTGAAGGGGGCTACCGTAGTATGATAGCCGCATCTATACTTAAGCAACGCGGATGGGATGATTTTGTAGATATAGACGGGGGCATAGAAGGAATATTGGAAACTACTGTACCGGTTACCGAATATTCCGAGCCTGCTACCATGCTGTAG